One Heptranchias perlo isolate sHepPer1 chromosome 2, sHepPer1.hap1, whole genome shotgun sequence DNA segment encodes these proteins:
- the LOC137338592 gene encoding tetranectin-like: MELRGICFVLSVLCLLQMTHQQVDKPKAKKNAPPKKVVVTASMIEDIKKQIDHILEEVNLLKEKQALQSVCLRGMKVRSKCFLSMSGEKKFHEAADDCIMHGGILGTASNDEENDALYDYARTAVGHDRDIWIGVSDIVAEGSWVDVTGAAVNYTNWETEITLQPDGGTKENCVVLSGPANGKWFDQPCRFKKNYFCEFIIS; encoded by the exons ATGGAGCTGAGAGGAATCTGCTTTGTGCTCTCTGTTCTTTGTCTGCTGCAGATGACCCATCAGCAGGTTGACAAACCCAAGGCAAAGAAGAATGCTCCGCCAAAGAAAG TGGTGGTGACAGCAAGTATGATTGAAGATATCAAGAAGCAGATTGATCACATCTTGGAGGAGGTGAACTTGCTGAAGGAGAAACAGGCGCTGCAGTCAG TGTGCCTCAGAGGGATGAAAGTGCGCAGCAAGTGCTTCCTATCGATGAGTGGAGAAAAGAAGTTTCATGAGGCGGCGGATGACTGCATCATGCACGGAGGCATCCTCGGCACGGCGAGCAACGACGAGGAGAACGATGCTCTGTACGACTATGCAAGGACGGCCGTGGGGCACGATCGCGACATCTGGATTGGTGTGAGCGACATAGTGGCCGAGGGATCCTGGGTGGACGTGACTGGTGCGGCCGTCAATTACACCAACTGGGAGACTGAAATCACCCTGCAGCCTGACGGCGGCACCAAGGAGAACTGTGTGGTGCTCTCAGGTCCAGCCAACGGCAAGTGGTTTGACCAACCCTGCCGCTTTAAAAAGAATTACTTTTGTGAATTTATTATTTCTTAA